In Streptomyces sp. NBC_00433, a single genomic region encodes these proteins:
- a CDS encoding 3-deoxy-7-phosphoheptulonate synthase class II, which yields MTVNADIHAGGNTWHALPAAQQPEWPDSEALRDVIADLASYPPLVFAGECDQLRSRLASVARGEAFLLQGGDCAEAFDAVGADQIRNKLKTLLQMGAVLTYAASVPVVKVGRIAGQYSKPRSKPTETRDGVTLPTYRGDSVNGFEFTPEARTPDPERLKRMYHASASTLNLVRAFTTGGYADLRQVHAWNQDFVKSSPSGQRYEALAREIDNALNFMAACGTDPAEFRTVEFYASHEALLLDYETALTRTDSRTGKLYDVSGHMVWIGERTRQLDGAHIEFASRISNPIGVKLGPGTTPEEALTYIDRLDPDRDPGRLTFIVRMGADKVRDKLPTLVEKVSASGAQVAWICDPMHGNTFEAASGHKTRRFDDVLDEVKGFFEVHHALGTHPGGIHVELTGDDVTECVGGGDEIFVDDLHQRYETACDPRLNRSQSLDLAFLVAEMYRGQ from the coding sequence GTGACCGTGAACGCAGACATCCACGCCGGGGGCAACACCTGGCACGCTCTTCCCGCGGCGCAGCAGCCCGAGTGGCCCGACTCCGAGGCTCTGCGCGATGTGATCGCCGACCTCGCCTCGTATCCGCCGCTCGTCTTCGCCGGGGAGTGCGACCAGTTGCGCAGCCGGCTGGCGTCGGTCGCCAGGGGTGAGGCGTTCCTCCTCCAGGGCGGTGACTGCGCCGAGGCGTTCGACGCGGTCGGCGCCGACCAGATCCGCAACAAGCTGAAGACCCTGCTCCAGATGGGGGCGGTCCTCACCTATGCCGCCTCGGTGCCGGTGGTCAAGGTCGGGCGGATCGCCGGGCAGTACAGCAAGCCGCGGTCCAAGCCGACCGAGACCCGCGACGGGGTGACCCTGCCGACCTACCGCGGCGACTCCGTCAACGGCTTCGAATTCACCCCGGAGGCCCGCACCCCGGACCCCGAGCGGCTCAAGCGGATGTACCACGCGTCGGCGTCCACGCTGAACCTGGTGCGCGCCTTCACCACCGGCGGTTACGCCGACCTGCGCCAGGTGCACGCCTGGAACCAGGACTTCGTGAAGTCCTCGCCGTCCGGGCAGCGCTACGAGGCGCTGGCCCGCGAGATCGACAACGCGCTGAACTTCATGGCGGCCTGCGGCACCGACCCGGCGGAATTCCGCACCGTCGAGTTCTACGCCTCCCACGAGGCGCTGCTGCTCGACTACGAGACGGCGCTGACCCGTACCGACTCCCGCACCGGCAAGCTCTACGACGTCTCGGGTCACATGGTCTGGATCGGCGAGCGCACCCGGCAGCTGGACGGCGCGCACATCGAGTTCGCCTCCCGGATCAGCAACCCGATCGGTGTGAAGCTCGGCCCCGGCACCACGCCGGAGGAGGCGCTGACCTACATCGACCGGCTCGACCCGGACCGCGACCCCGGCCGGCTCACCTTCATCGTGCGGATGGGCGCGGACAAGGTCCGCGACAAGCTGCCGACGCTGGTCGAGAAGGTCTCCGCGTCCGGCGCGCAGGTCGCCTGGATCTGCGACCCGATGCACGGCAACACCTTCGAGGCCGCCTCGGGCCACAAGACCCGGCGCTTCGACGACGTGCTGGACGAGGTCAAGGGCTTCTTCGAGGTCCACCACGCCCTCGGCACCCACCCCGGCGGCATCCACGTCGAGCTGACCGGCGACGACGTCACCGAGTGCGTCGGCGGCGGCGACGAGATCTTCGTCGACGACCTGCACCAGCGGTACGAGACGGCCTGCGACCCGCGGCTCAACCGCAGCCAGTCGCTCGACCTCGCCTTCCTCGTCGCGGAGATGTACCGCGGGCAGTAG